A genome region from Pseudomonas sp. S06B 330 includes the following:
- a CDS encoding MDR family MFS transporter — protein MMSVMLGAFMAVLDIQITNSSLKDIQGALSATLEEGSWISTSYLVAEIIMIPLTAWLVQLLSARRLAVWVSVGFLVSSLLCSMAWNLESMIIFRAMQGFTGGALIPLAFTLTLIKLPEHHRAKGMAMFAMTATFAPSIGPTLGGWLTENWGWEYIFYINIPPGLIMIGGLLYGLEKKEAHWELLKSTDYAGIVTLGVGLGCLQVFLEEGHRKDWLESSLIVSLGSIALLSLITFVIVQFSKPNPLINLRILGNRNFGLSSIASLGMGVGLYGSIYLLPLYLAQIQNYNALQIGEVIMWMGVPQLFLIPLVPQLMKVISPKILCTVGFGLFGLASFGSGVLNPDFAGEQFNHIQIIRALGQPMIMVTISLIATSYILPQDAGSASSLFNILRNLGGAIGIALLATLLDARTKVYFDYLRESLVPSNPQVAERLTQLAERLGSDAAALGKLSEITHQQAMIMAYNDAFHFVGIGLAISMLAVLMTRKLPQGLKAGEAH, from the coding sequence GTGATGAGCGTGATGCTCGGCGCCTTTATGGCAGTGCTGGACATCCAGATCACCAACTCCTCGCTCAAGGACATCCAGGGCGCCCTCTCAGCCACCCTAGAGGAAGGCTCGTGGATCTCCACCTCGTACCTGGTGGCTGAAATCATCATGATTCCGCTGACCGCCTGGCTGGTCCAACTGCTGTCGGCACGGCGCCTGGCGGTGTGGGTGTCAGTGGGCTTTCTGGTGTCATCGCTGCTGTGCTCGATGGCCTGGAACCTGGAGAGCATGATCATCTTCCGCGCCATGCAGGGTTTTACCGGCGGCGCTCTGATCCCCCTGGCGTTCACCCTGACCCTGATCAAGCTACCCGAGCACCATCGCGCCAAGGGCATGGCCATGTTCGCCATGACGGCCACCTTTGCCCCATCGATCGGTCCGACCCTGGGTGGGTGGCTGACCGAGAACTGGGGCTGGGAGTACATCTTCTACATCAACATCCCGCCCGGCCTGATCATGATTGGCGGTTTGCTGTATGGCCTGGAAAAGAAAGAAGCCCATTGGGAACTGCTGAAAAGCACTGATTATGCAGGCATCGTCACCCTTGGCGTCGGCCTCGGCTGCCTGCAGGTGTTCCTTGAAGAAGGCCATCGCAAGGATTGGCTGGAGTCGAGCCTGATCGTCAGCCTCGGCAGTATCGCCCTGCTGAGCCTGATTACCTTTGTGATCGTGCAGTTTTCCAAGCCTAACCCGCTGATCAACCTGCGCATTCTCGGCAACCGCAATTTCGGTTTATCGAGTATCGCCAGTTTGGGCATGGGGGTTGGCTTGTACGGTTCGATTTACCTGTTGCCGCTGTACCTGGCACAGATCCAGAACTACAACGCGTTACAGATTGGCGAAGTGATCATGTGGATGGGGGTTCCCCAGCTGTTTCTGATTCCGCTGGTGCCCCAGTTGATGAAGGTGATTTCGCCGAAGATTCTCTGCACCGTGGGTTTTGGCTTGTTCGGCCTGGCCAGCTTTGGCTCCGGGGTGCTCAATCCGGATTTTGCCGGTGAGCAGTTCAACCATATCCAGATCATCCGCGCCCTGGGACAACCGATGATCATGGTGACCATCTCCTTGATCGCCACCAGCTACATCCTGCCCCAGGATGCGGGCTCGGCATCGAGCCTGTTCAACATCCTGCGCAACCTCGGCGGCGCCATTGGTATTGCCCTGCTGGCAACCCTGCTGGATGCGCGGACCAAGGTGTATTTCGACTACCTGCGTGAGTCGCTGGTGCCGAGCAATCCGCAAGTGGCTGAACGCCTGACGCAGCTGGCTGAGCGGCTGGGAAGTGATGCGGCCGCATTGGGCAAACTGAGTGAAATTACCCACCAGCAGGCAATGATCATGGCCTATAACGATGCCTTCCATTTTGTGGGCATCGGTTTGGCGATCAGTATGCTGGCGGTGTTGATGACGCGTAAGTTGCCACAGGGGTTGAAGGCAGGGGAAGCCCACTGA
- a CDS encoding HlyD family secretion protein — MPAQLKRRLLVFLSLVLLIALAFLAHWLFKGRFYESTDNAYVQGEITRVSSQLSARIDEVLVQDNQHVAKGDLLVRLEPDDFRLAVDRARAALDTREAERLQAESRLTQQSSLIAAGQAQVAANQATLGRAELDLNRAQALRKPGYVSEERVTTLSAENHVARSQVSKAQADLQGQRQQVNALTAEIKRLDAQIVNARADLAQAELNLTRSEIHAPISGMIGQRAARNGQVVQAGAYLLSIVPDQDIWIQANFKETQIGHMQAGQKAELVFDSYPDTPIQAQVDSLFAASGAQFSLLPPDNATGNFTKVVQRIPVKLTFAADNPLTGRIRPGMSVTATVDIRDHADNGR, encoded by the coding sequence ATGCCCGCTCAACTCAAACGCCGCCTCCTGGTTTTCCTGTCCCTGGTTTTGCTGATTGCCCTCGCCTTTCTCGCCCACTGGCTCTTCAAGGGGCGCTTCTACGAAAGTACCGACAACGCCTATGTTCAGGGCGAAATCACCCGGGTTTCCAGCCAGCTCAGCGCACGCATCGATGAAGTGTTGGTTCAGGATAACCAACACGTAGCCAAGGGCGACCTGCTGGTGCGCCTGGAGCCGGACGATTTCCGCCTGGCGGTGGATCGCGCCCGCGCTGCACTGGATACCCGTGAAGCCGAACGCCTGCAGGCCGAAAGCCGTCTAACCCAGCAATCGAGCCTGATCGCCGCCGGCCAGGCCCAAGTGGCCGCCAACCAGGCAACCCTCGGCCGCGCCGAACTGGACCTCAATCGCGCCCAGGCCCTGCGCAAACCGGGCTATGTCTCGGAAGAGCGCGTCACTACCCTGTCAGCGGAAAACCATGTCGCCCGCTCGCAAGTGAGCAAGGCCCAGGCTGACTTGCAAGGCCAGCGCCAGCAGGTCAACGCCCTGACCGCTGAAATCAAACGCCTCGACGCGCAGATCGTCAACGCCCGCGCCGACCTGGCCCAGGCTGAACTGAACCTGACCCGCAGCGAAATTCACGCGCCGATCAGTGGCATGATCGGTCAGCGCGCCGCCCGTAACGGCCAAGTGGTTCAAGCCGGCGCCTACCTCTTGTCGATCGTGCCAGACCAGGACATCTGGATTCAGGCCAACTTCAAGGAAACCCAAATCGGCCATATGCAGGCCGGCCAGAAAGCCGAACTGGTGTTCGACAGCTACCCCGACACCCCGATCCAGGCGCAGGTCGACAGCCTGTTCGCCGCCTCCGGCGCCCAATTCAGCCTGCTGCCGCCCGACAACGCCACTGGCAACTTCACCAAGGTGGTACAGCGCATTCCGGTGAAACTGACCTTCGCTGCGGACAACCCGCTCACGGGCAGAATCCGCCCGGGCATGTCGGTTACCGCTACCGTGGACATCCGAGACCACGCCGACAATGGCCGGTGA
- the gltX gene encoding glutamate--tRNA ligase, with translation MTTVRTRIAPSPTGDPHVGTAYIALFNYCFAKQHGGEFILRIEDTDQLRSTRESEQQIFDALRWLGIEWSEGPDVGGPHGPYRQSERGDIYKQYAQQLVDMGHAFPCFCTAEELDQMRAEQMARGETPRYDGRALLLSPEEVARRLAAGEPHVIRMKVPSEGVCVVPDLLRGDVEIPWDRMDMQVLMKTDGLPTYFLANVVDDHLMGITHVLRGEEWLPSAPKLIKLYEYFGWEQPTLCYMPLLRNPDKSKLSKRKNPTSVTFYERMGFMPEAMLNYLGRMGWSMPDEREKFSLAEMVEHFDLSRVSLGGPIFDIEKLSWLNGQWLRDLPVEEFAARVQKWAFNSDYMMKIAPHVQGRVETFSQIAPLGGFFFEGALKLDAKLFEHKKLSADQVRQVMQLILWKLEGLRQWEKDRITGCIQAVVEALELKLRDAMPLMFAAISGQASSVSVLDAMEILGPDLTRYRLRQALDLLGGVSKKENKEWEKLLGTIA, from the coding sequence ATGACCACCGTTCGCACGCGTATCGCGCCTTCGCCGACTGGCGATCCCCACGTCGGCACCGCTTATATCGCCCTGTTCAACTACTGCTTTGCCAAGCAGCACGGCGGCGAATTCATCCTGCGTATCGAAGATACCGACCAGTTGCGTTCGACCCGTGAGTCCGAACAGCAGATCTTCGACGCCTTGCGCTGGCTCGGCATCGAGTGGAGCGAAGGCCCGGACGTCGGCGGCCCGCATGGCCCGTACCGTCAGAGCGAGCGCGGCGATATCTACAAGCAATACGCCCAACAACTGGTCGACATGGGCCATGCCTTCCCGTGCTTCTGCACCGCCGAAGAGCTGGACCAGATGCGTGCCGAGCAAATGGCCCGTGGCGAGACCCCGCGCTATGACGGTCGTGCCTTGCTGCTGTCGCCAGAAGAAGTGGCGCGTCGCCTGGCTGCCGGCGAGCCGCATGTGATCCGCATGAAGGTGCCGAGCGAAGGCGTTTGCGTAGTACCGGACCTGCTGCGTGGCGATGTCGAGATTCCGTGGGACCGCATGGACATGCAGGTGCTGATGAAGACCGACGGCCTGCCGACCTACTTCCTGGCCAACGTTGTCGATGACCACTTGATGGGCATCACCCACGTGCTGCGCGGCGAAGAATGGCTGCCCTCGGCGCCCAAGCTGATCAAGCTGTACGAGTACTTCGGTTGGGAGCAACCCACCTTGTGCTATATGCCGCTGCTGCGTAACCCGGACAAGAGCAAGCTGTCCAAGCGCAAGAACCCGACGTCGGTGACCTTCTACGAGCGCATGGGCTTCATGCCGGAAGCCATGCTCAACTACCTGGGGCGCATGGGCTGGTCGATGCCGGACGAGCGCGAGAAGTTCTCTCTGGCCGAGATGGTCGAGCACTTCGATCTGTCGCGGGTGTCCCTGGGCGGGCCAATCTTCGACATCGAGAAACTGTCCTGGCTCAATGGCCAGTGGCTGCGCGACCTGCCGGTGGAAGAGTTCGCTGCGCGGGTGCAGAAGTGGGCGTTCAACAGTGACTACATGATGAAGATCGCTCCGCACGTGCAGGGCAGGGTAGAGACCTTCAGCCAGATCGCGCCGTTGGGTGGCTTCTTCTTTGAAGGCGCGCTCAAGCTCGATGCGAAACTGTTCGAGCACAAAAAGCTGTCGGCCGACCAGGTGCGCCAGGTCATGCAGTTGATCCTGTGGAAGCTTGAGGGCCTGCGCCAGTGGGAAAAAGACCGCATCACCGGCTGCATCCAGGCGGTGGTCGAGGCGCTGGAATTGAAGCTGCGTGATGCCATGCCGCTGATGTTCGCCGCGATCAGTGGCCAGGCCAGCTCGGTGTCGGTGCTCGATGCCATGGAAATCCTGGGCCCTGACCTGACCCGCTACCGCTTGCGCCAGGCGCTGGACCTCCTCGGTGGTGTGTCGAAGAAAGAAAACAAAGAGTGGGAAAAGCTGTTGGGCACCATCGCCTGA
- a CDS encoding transposase, whose translation MYPSTRRNYTDEFKAQAVALAESVGRTEAARQLEMSVKTLDNWVDATRRGQPLSSPERKPITKEDSELARLRAEIAELKMEREILKKAAVFFAKESR comes from the coding sequence ATGTACCCAAGCACTCGCCGTAACTATACCGATGAGTTCAAGGCTCAAGCCGTCGCATTAGCTGAAAGCGTTGGCAGAACCGAAGCTGCCCGCCAGCTAGAGATGTCCGTGAAAACGCTGGATAACTGGGTTGATGCCACGCGCAGAGGCCAGCCGTTGAGTTCACCTGAACGCAAGCCCATCACCAAGGAAGACAGTGAGCTCGCTCGCCTGCGGGCCGAGATTGCCGAGCTAAAAATGGAGCGTGAAATCCTAAAAAAGGCGGCGGTATTCTTTGCCAAAGAGTCCAGGTGA
- a CDS encoding IS3 family transposase, whose amino-acid sequence MRYAFVATERTQYPVRVLCRVMDVSVSGFYDYTHRQSRPDPDAQIRIELRKAYAASRNTYGRPRLVAALRQKLHAVGHKRVRRLMQEEQIRGKSKGSFRPCTTDSHHYLPVASNVLARQFSIDNLTPTWVSDITYLPTKEGWLYLAIVLSIQTRQILGYSLSDRMPDDLVERAFLNAWSACSGANGAVFHSDQGRQYASSKFRLTLAKKDFTQSMSRRGNCWDNAVAESFFATLKREEACGIYPTKKQAQLSIASYIHGFYNSSRLHSALGYRSPNEYAKGLRQRAG is encoded by the coding sequence GTGAGATACGCCTTCGTCGCTACTGAGCGGACTCAATACCCCGTACGTGTGTTGTGTCGGGTGATGGATGTCTCGGTTTCAGGTTTCTACGATTACACGCACCGTCAGTCTCGCCCTGACCCTGACGCTCAAATTCGCATTGAGTTGCGTAAGGCCTATGCGGCCAGTCGAAACACCTACGGCCGGCCACGGCTAGTGGCAGCCTTGCGCCAGAAATTGCACGCGGTGGGCCACAAACGGGTTAGGCGGTTGATGCAGGAGGAGCAGATACGGGGCAAGTCCAAAGGCAGTTTCAGGCCCTGCACCACGGACAGCCACCATTACTTGCCGGTTGCAAGTAATGTGCTGGCGCGTCAGTTTTCCATCGATAACCTCACGCCAACCTGGGTCAGTGATATCACCTATCTCCCAACCAAGGAAGGTTGGTTGTATCTGGCCATAGTGTTGAGTATCCAAACCCGCCAGATACTGGGTTACAGCTTGTCTGATCGAATGCCTGACGACTTGGTCGAACGCGCGTTTCTGAACGCCTGGAGCGCCTGCTCTGGCGCCAACGGAGCGGTATTTCACTCCGATCAGGGCCGTCAGTACGCGAGCAGTAAGTTTCGCCTGACACTGGCCAAGAAGGACTTCACACAGAGCATGAGCCGAAGGGGAAACTGTTGGGACAACGCGGTGGCCGAGAGCTTTTTCGCTACGCTGAAAAGAGAGGAGGCTTGCGGGATCTACCCCACGAAAAAACAGGCGCAGTTATCAATCGCCAGTTACATCCATGGGTTTTACAACAGCAGCCGACTGCACTCTGCGCTGGGCTACCGTTCTCCGAACGAATATGCCAAAGGCTTGAGGCAGAGGGCTGGATAA
- a CDS encoding TetR/AcrR family transcriptional regulator: MNDKKAKTRERILDAACSALIQHGPAEPSVNQVMGAAGLTVGGFYAHFDSKDALMLEAFNQLLSERRALLADVDPNMSGEARRALVAAFYLSRKHRDATERGCPLPTALGEMARLPDAFRQVLAEHLELMMANLSDSPEEADKVLADMALMIGGLALARALGTDELSDRILRAAKSAVV, from the coding sequence ATGAACGACAAAAAGGCAAAAACCCGCGAACGGATTCTCGATGCGGCCTGCAGTGCGCTGATCCAGCATGGCCCTGCCGAACCCAGCGTCAATCAGGTGATGGGGGCCGCTGGGCTGACGGTGGGGGGCTTCTATGCGCACTTCGACAGCAAGGACGCACTGATGCTCGAAGCCTTCAATCAGCTGCTTTCTGAGCGCCGAGCGCTGCTGGCCGACGTCGATCCGAACATGAGCGGTGAAGCGCGTCGTGCTTTGGTTGCTGCCTTCTACCTGTCACGCAAACACCGCGATGCCACCGAGCGTGGTTGCCCGCTGCCCACGGCGTTGGGTGAGATGGCGCGTCTGCCGGATGCGTTTCGTCAGGTCCTGGCCGAACACCTTGAATTGATGATGGCAAACCTTTCCGACAGCCCCGAAGAGGCCGACAAGGTCCTCGCCGACATGGCCCTCATGATTGGTGGCCTGGCCTTGGCCCGTGCTCTGGGCACAGATGAGCTGTCTGACCGTATCCTGCGTGCCGCCAAGTCGGCGGTGGTCTGA
- a CDS encoding alpha/beta hydrolase, with the protein MNTLSWIRSVNGTLGRLAPEHIAGKMRRAFMTPRNLPPREWELPLLARAERITLRFGLSALRWGQGPTVLLMHGWEGRPTQFAHLIDTLVQAGYTAVSLEGPAHGHSPGNQAHVVLFARALLEAAAELPPLKAVIGHSMGGASVMLALQWGLRAEAAVSVAAPAQLLGVLRGFAHRLGMPARARAAFIRQIERDVGIQIARLDVSGYQLEIPALIVHAEDDTLVPASEARAIHQAWFDSRLLLLPQGGHQRVLSDPQLIEGVMTLLAHRHAPARQSA; encoded by the coding sequence ATGAATACCTTGAGCTGGATTCGTAGCGTCAACGGCACCCTCGGACGGCTGGCGCCAGAACATATTGCCGGCAAGATGCGCCGCGCCTTCATGACCCCACGCAACCTGCCGCCCCGTGAGTGGGAGCTGCCGTTATTGGCCCGTGCCGAGCGCATCACGTTACGCTTTGGCTTGTCTGCCTTGCGCTGGGGGCAAGGGCCAACCGTGTTATTGATGCACGGATGGGAAGGGCGCCCAACCCAGTTCGCCCACCTGATCGATACCCTAGTGCAGGCCGGCTACACCGCCGTATCCCTGGAGGGGCCGGCGCATGGTCATTCACCGGGCAATCAAGCGCACGTTGTTCTGTTCGCTCGCGCCTTGCTTGAGGCGGCCGCCGAACTGCCGCCGCTCAAAGCGGTGATTGGCCATTCCATGGGCGGCGCCAGCGTCATGTTGGCGCTGCAGTGGGGCCTGCGTGCTGAAGCTGCGGTCAGCGTCGCCGCGCCCGCGCAGTTACTGGGTGTATTGCGCGGTTTCGCCCATCGCCTGGGTATGCCGGCGCGGGCGCGGGCAGCCTTTATCCGCCAGATCGAGCGGGACGTCGGTATACAAATCGCGCGTCTGGACGTCAGTGGCTATCAACTGGAGATTCCCGCGCTGATCGTGCATGCCGAAGACGATACCCTGGTGCCGGCCAGCGAGGCGCGTGCGATCCATCAGGCCTGGTTCGACAGTCGCCTGCTGTTGCTGCCGCAAGGGGGGCATCAGCGAGTCCTGTCCGATCCACAGTTGATTGAAGGGGTTATGACGTTGCTGGCGCATCGTCATGCGCCAGCGCGGCAATCGGCTTGA
- a CDS encoding acyl-CoA thioesterase, whose amino-acid sequence MSWDLATPFTIDLRVGAEDIDGLGHANNAVYVTWLERCAWRHSQRLGLDLAEYRRLDRAMAVVRHEIDYLAAAYEDDELQLATWIVDWDQRLKMTRRFQLVRPSDGTTLLRAHTTFVCIELSTGRPKRMPSEFIDGYGPALMAGAL is encoded by the coding sequence ATGAGTTGGGATCTGGCAACACCGTTCACCATCGACCTGCGCGTCGGTGCCGAGGATATCGATGGGCTCGGCCACGCCAACAACGCGGTCTATGTCACCTGGCTGGAGCGTTGTGCCTGGCGTCATTCCCAGCGCTTGGGCCTGGACCTTGCCGAGTACCGGCGTCTGGACCGGGCGATGGCGGTGGTGCGTCATGAGATCGATTACCTGGCAGCGGCTTACGAAGACGACGAGTTGCAATTGGCAACCTGGATCGTCGACTGGGATCAGCGCCTGAAGATGACGCGACGCTTTCAATTGGTGCGCCCCAGTGACGGCACTACCTTGCTGCGTGCTCACACCACGTTTGTCTGCATCGAGTTATCCACAGGGCGGCCCAAGCGCATGCCCAGTGAATTCATTGACGGCTACGGCCCTGCACTGATGGCCGGAGCGCTGTAG
- a CDS encoding tRNA dihydrouridine synthase, producing MQIALAPMEGLVDNILRDVLTQVGGIDWCVTEFIRVCDRLLPAATFDKLAPELRQGAQTAAGVPLRVQLLGSDPVCLAENAVLACELGAPVIDLNFGCPAKTVNKSRGGAVLLKEPELLHAILREVRRAVPAHIPVTAKMRLGFDSPDGALDCALALAEGGAEQLVVHARTKVDGYKPPAHWEWVAKVQDVVKVPVYANGEVWTLEDWRRCREVSGVEDIMLGRGLVSRPDLARQIAAERDGVDFVPMDWHSLLPLIRDFWGQARAQMTPRQAPGRLKQWVAMLTRTYPEAVALFTELRRETDCDRVAQLIGMPVSEAA from the coding sequence ATGCAAATTGCCCTGGCCCCGATGGAGGGGCTGGTCGACAACATCCTTCGTGACGTCCTGACTCAAGTGGGCGGTATCGATTGGTGTGTCACCGAGTTCATTCGCGTCTGCGACCGGCTGTTGCCGGCGGCCACCTTCGACAAGTTGGCGCCTGAATTGCGCCAGGGTGCGCAGACCGCGGCCGGGGTGCCCTTGCGTGTGCAGCTGCTCGGTTCGGATCCGGTTTGCCTGGCAGAGAATGCGGTGCTGGCCTGTGAGCTGGGTGCACCGGTGATCGACTTGAACTTCGGTTGCCCGGCCAAAACCGTGAACAAATCCCGCGGTGGGGCGGTGCTGCTCAAGGAGCCGGAGCTGCTCCATGCCATCCTGCGTGAGGTGCGCCGCGCCGTGCCGGCGCATATTCCGGTGACGGCCAAGATGCGCCTGGGCTTCGACAGCCCTGATGGTGCCCTGGACTGCGCCCTTGCGCTGGCCGAAGGCGGGGCTGAGCAGTTGGTGGTGCATGCACGGACCAAGGTTGACGGCTACAAGCCGCCAGCACATTGGGAGTGGGTGGCCAAGGTACAGGATGTGGTCAAGGTACCGGTGTACGCCAACGGCGAAGTCTGGACCCTTGAAGACTGGCGACGTTGCCGCGAAGTCAGCGGTGTCGAAGACATCATGCTCGGCCGCGGGCTGGTTTCGCGCCCGGACCTGGCTCGGCAGATTGCTGCTGAACGCGACGGCGTTGATTTTGTACCGATGGACTGGCACAGCTTGCTGCCGCTGATTCGGGACTTTTGGGGCCAGGCCCGGGCGCAGATGACTCCGCGTCAGGCGCCGGGACGCTTGAAACAATGGGTTGCGATGCTGACCCGCACCTACCCCGAAGCGGTGGCGTTGTTTACCGAGTTGCGCCGTGAAACCGACTGCGATCGTGTCGCCCAGTTGATCGGGATGCCGGTTAGCGAGGCGGCCTGA
- a CDS encoding Hsp20 family protein: MTTAFSLAPLFRHSVGFDRFNDLFESAARNEAGSSYPPYNVEKHGEDHYRIVVAAAGFQEQDLDLQVEKGVLTVTGGKRDSNNESVTYLHQGIAQRAFKLSFRLADHIEVKAAGLANGLLSIDLLRIVPEEAKAKRIPINGDNKPALN, from the coding sequence ATGACTACTGCTTTTTCTCTGGCTCCACTGTTCCGTCATTCCGTAGGTTTCGACCGTTTCAATGACCTGTTCGAATCCGCGGCGCGTAACGAGGCGGGTAGCAGCTACCCACCCTACAACGTCGAAAAACATGGCGAAGACCACTATCGAATCGTCGTTGCTGCCGCTGGCTTCCAGGAACAAGACCTGGACCTGCAAGTGGAAAAGGGCGTCTTGACCGTCACTGGCGGCAAGCGTGACAGCAACAATGAAAGCGTTACTTACTTGCATCAGGGCATTGCCCAGCGGGCCTTCAAGTTGTCCTTCCGCCTGGCCGACCACATCGAGGTCAAGGCTGCGGGCCTGGCCAACGGCCTGCTCAGCATCGACCTGCTGCGTATCGTGCCGGAAGAGGCCAAGGCCAAGCGCATCCCGATCAATGGGGATAACAAGCCTGCGCTGAACTGA